In Humulus lupulus chromosome 7, drHumLupu1.1, whole genome shotgun sequence, the following are encoded in one genomic region:
- the LOC133791881 gene encoding uncharacterized protein LOC133791881: MTQAPPQASTSQQPRPPAPTEQPNELQVALLTLTNTQTQFMTETKSSIRNLEMQVGQLANMLNTRPQGNFPRNTVVNPKEQCQAITLRSRKEIEGPSPKGTQEKKAEEEDRCEKVEPQVEEKVTEGLATKEKIQPVVVDSNVKIPYPQRLRKNSLNKKLSKFLEVFKKLHINIPFVEALEQMSSYVKFMKEILSKKRRLEDFETVALTEKCSAILQRKLQDPGSFTIPSTIGKFECKYALCDLGASINLMPLSVFRKLGLGEAKPTTITLQLADRSIKHPKGVIEDVLVKVDKFIFPADFIVLDMEEDTTVPLILGRPFLAIGQALIDVQKGELRLRVQGEEVVFNLFKAMSYPRASDSCFNVDVIDEVVSKKWVTNYPLELALALGDDNEEEDWETHEYVKWINSYGPYYKKKF; encoded by the coding sequence ATGACTCAAGCTCCACCACAAGCATCAACCTCTCAGCAACCTAGGCCACCAGCTCCTACAGAACAGCCTAATGAATTGCAGGTTGCCCTATTGactctcaccaacactcaaactcaGTTTATGACTGAGACTAAATCCTCCATCAGAAATTTGGAAATGCAAGTGGGGCAGCTGGCCAATATGTTGAATACTAGGCCTCAAGGGAATTTTCCTAGAAATACGGTGGTAAATCCTAAGGAGCAGTGTCAAGCTATCACTTTGAGGAGCAGGAAAGAAATTGAGGGTCCTTCTCCAAAAGGGACTCAAGAAAAAAAGGCAGAAGAGGAGGACCGTTGTGAAAAAGTTGAGCCCCAAGTGGAGGAAAAGGTTACTGAAGGCCTTGCAACCAAGGAGAAGATTCAACCGGTAGTTGTTGATTCTAATGTCAAAATCCCATATCCACAACGACTCCGGAAGAATTCTCttaacaaaaaattatcaaagtttcttgaggtgtttaaaaagcttcaCATTAACATCCCATTTGTTGAGGCTTTGGAGCAAATGTCGagttatgtgaaattcatgaaagagATTTTATCGAAGAAGCGAAGGTTGGAAGACTTtgagacagtggcacttactgagAAGTGCAGTGCAATTCTCCAAAGGAAGCTTCAAGATCCAGGGAGTTTTACTATCCCTTCTACTATAGGGAAATTTGAATGCAAATATGCTCTTTgtgatcttggagcaagtatcaaTCTCATGCCTCTATCTGTTTTTCGAAAGCTTGGTCTTGGTGAGGCAAAGCCTACTActattactcttcagctcgcgGATCGATCAATCAAGCACCCAAAGGGAGTTATTGAAGATGTGCTAGTCAAGGTAGACAAGTTTATTTTTCCAGCGGATTTCATTGTTCTAGACATGGAGGAGGATACAACGGTTCCCCTTATTCTTGGGAGACCATTCTTGGCTATCGGGCAAGCCCTCATTGATGTGCAAAAGGGTGAGTTGAGGTTGAGAGTTCAAGGGGAAGAAGTGGTCTTTAATTTATTTAAGGCTATGTCTTATCCAAGAGCAAGTGATAGTTGCTTTAATGTTGATGTGATTGATGAGGTGGTTTCGAAAAAGTGGGTTACTAATTATCCTCTTGAATTGGCTTTGGCGTTGGGTGATGATAATGAAGAGGAGGATTGGGAGACTCATGAGTATGTGAAATGGATCAATTCTTATGGTCCATATTACAAGAAGAAATTTTAA